Within the Fibrobacter sp. genome, the region ATTAAAAATTCAGAAGGGGAGCCATGAAAAACGAAGCATCTGTTTTCAGATTTCAGAAGAAGGGACACAAGAGGCTCTTTTTCATAGCAGGCCCCTGCGTAATCGAAAGTAAAGAGCTTTGTCTGAAAATCGCATCGAACCTCGCTGCGCTCTCCCGGAAATACGGGGTCGATATCATTTTCAAAGCTTCTTACGATAAGGCTAACCGCACCTCCCGAGACTCCTTCAGGGGACCAGGGCCGCAGGAGGGCTTGCGTGTTCTGGAACAGGTCAGAGAGAAAACCGGGCTTGCTTTGCTCACCGACATCCATGAGCCATCACAGGTAAAGGAAGCCGCGAAAGTGGTCGATGTGCTTCAGATCCCTGCGTTTCTTTGCAGACAGACTGATTTGCTTCACACTGCCGGCCTGACAGGAAAAACAGTCAACATAAAGAAGGGTCAGTTCATGTCACCGGAGGAGATGCAGCATGCGCTGGCAAAAGCAGGGAAAAACACCTGGATAACGGAACGGGGGACATTCTTTGGTTATAACCGGTTAGTTGTTGATTATGCTGGAATACCGGTCTTGAAATCGTTTGGCGCACCTGTGATTTTTGATGCAACCCACAGTGTACAGATGCCTGGTGCAGGGAAAGGATGCTCTCTTGGAAATCGTGACCTGGTTATCCCCCTCGCGAAAGCTGCTCTGGCATCTGGTGTTGACGGGTTGTTTTTTGAGGTGCACCCGGACCCGGACAAAGCACTCTGTGACGGTCCTAACAGTCTTTTACTTTCAGAATTCAAGAAACAGGTTCCAGTCCTTGTCGAGATCCATGAGTTTCTGAACAGCAGATAATCAGCGGGAAATATTTACTACAACACTTAAGCTATCCCACAGCTTCAGTTCCTCTTTCCATCCGCGACTTACAAATATCTTACCGGAGGAATCCACAACAACCCCTTCGAGTCTGGAACGGGCATCAAAATAGCTGATTATCTCCTCAGGGTCCATACAGAAAAGGCCGGTACTCAAGATATCGATCTCCACCGGGTCGCTCCCCCTGACAGTCAAGCTGCGGTTTCTGCTGCAACTGTAACCAGTCGCTGGGTTGAATATATGATGGTACCTTTTCCCATTTACAATCCGAAAACGTTCATAATCACCGCTGGTAACTATGGAACCACTGTCAAGCTCAACTGTCCCCAGGATTTCATCTCTGTCCTCAGGATCCCTTATCCCCACTACCCAGGCACTTCCATCAGCTTTTTTCCCCCTTGCCAGAATATCACCACCTGCTGCTACGAGGTAACCGGAAATTCCTCTACGGTCCAAAAGCTCCGCTGCCTCCCGCAGCACAAACCCCTTCGCTATCCCCCCTGCATCA harbors:
- a CDS encoding FAD:protein FMN transferase: MVQKFSLKILLFFFLMIPACGRGFIQPAKAFFRMDTVTEVTLVVKRGTDVNSIWKSIDSLFADWEVRFSASGDSSEVRMLNECESDTCVVGKQLGEILRTALRYGDSLNGRFDITVLPLKELWGVAEDSSPDSTVPSPEQVDSVLRYVGYSKIKMRGDTVIFLSPGIRVDAGGIAKGFVLREAAELLDRRGISGYLVAAGGDILARGKKADGSAWVVGIRDPEDRDEILGTVELDSGSIVTSGDYERFRIVNGKRYHHIFNPATGYSCSRNRSLTVRGSDPVEIDILSTGLFCMDPEEIISYFDARSRLEGVVVDSSGKIFVSRGWKEELKLWDSLSVVVNISR
- the kdsA gene encoding 3-deoxy-8-phosphooctulonate synthase — its product is MKNEASVFRFQKKGHKRLFFIAGPCVIESKELCLKIASNLAALSRKYGVDIIFKASYDKANRTSRDSFRGPGPQEGLRVLEQVREKTGLALLTDIHEPSQVKEAAKVVDVLQIPAFLCRQTDLLHTAGLTGKTVNIKKGQFMSPEEMQHALAKAGKNTWITERGTFFGYNRLVVDYAGIPVLKSFGAPVIFDATHSVQMPGAGKGCSLGNRDLVIPLAKAALASGVDGLFFEVHPDPDKALCDGPNSLLLSEFKKQVPVLVEIHEFLNSR